The genomic interval CACCATCGGCTGAGGAGCAGGATGACCGTCGATTGCTCCAGCCCACACAAGCTCCCTCTCTATGGCCATCTCCAAGGTCTCTTGCAAATTCTGTGGGTGGGCTAGCTGGGTCTGCATGCGTAGTTCTGTAGGGGAAAGGGCCTGGAGAAACTGATCCCGAGCGGACGAGCCAGTTCACTCTGAACGGCTGGCGGCATGTGGGCGTATGCTCGCCGAGACAGGCTCTCTATCTTCACCGGACAGTCCGCAGGGAGCATTATTGTTGTAGAGAACAAGCGACAACAAAAACAGAGCTAACGGCGATGGCAACTTCAGGCGACTCGCCGAGCACAGCAGGACCgagaaagataaaaaaataaataaaaatactttcacttctgacaccaacggacaacgaaatacaatgcaacacataacaaactaactatttaactgtcccagggtcgctacaatacgattcaatatcagtgaaattataaatgcatgctgtctttgtaatttctgtgtcatgccagattaatcaaatatttgaatatctCGTCAATCTGTCTCATTCTTTCATGGTTCGATCTCCACCCGGGACCCCCgccatcattgctaaatcaaatatattatattgctgatatgttaaacatccatTAATCAACTACCCCCCATCCCGTTGCGTTTAGTTACAGTTGTAACATTGAGTGATGACCGACTTCCACtatcgtttgagaatgagaacgatggaggagctgagtctgactcagctggaggagctgagtctgactcagctgagaaccgtgcattccatgattcgattcaccgctaccggaaactcgactagacgaacgaacgaacgaacgaacgaacgactcttcttggcgaactgaaaCAAGGAAAAGAATCCATCACGTCGTAAACCATTGCGAACTTTGAACCACCAGAGGGCCGTGACTCCTCCCCCAAGAGGTGCGTAGTGGGTCTGGTCCGGTGACGTCAGTCCCCCGCTCCGCTCTCCCAGTTTACACTTACGTAGTAGATACCAGTGAGACTGATGGGCGAAGTGACCAGGAGGACGCCCGCTGCTGCTCTTAGTGCCTCCAGAGGAGTAACGCGAGTCTTATAACACCTTCGTTCACGAAGTACCTTCCGCACGCGAGCCACGCTACAGGTACGTGGCACGAGTCACTTTATTTACAGGTGGTTGGTTCACGTGGTGACGGAGCAGCGCTACAGCTGGTAGTAGCTAGCCTCGGCTCGCTGACCTGTGGATGGAACATATAACGCAGGGGTGCCGAGACCTTTTCGGCGTGCAAGCTACTTTCAAAATGAGCAGGTCATGATCTTCCTACATTAAAATATGCtaaacatacatttattcataTATACCGAGTACATACTCGGATGACTTGCACTGAATGGAGTAAGCCAGCGTTGCGTAGTCCGGACGGAGGCTGCTGGTAGCTGGTCTCAAGCAGGCTTCCAAATGACCATCAGTCATGGTGGAATGGTATTTTTGCACTTAATAATCTTCATGAGGGAAAAGGTTGACTGGCATAAATGAAGAGGAGACAAATAATGCTGTCAAGGCGTTAGCACCTTTCCTCATGTTTGCATACTTTCCCTTTGAGAGTAAGTTCCAACATTTAGATGGAGAACGTTATTCTCATAGTTGTATAAAGACCAGTAAGATACTGGTGTTTACTGGATAGTATCAGTAACGGTGTCCCGTCCCACCAAAGGTACCGCTGTACACTCACGGGTCCTCCAGACGCAGTGTTTGGAGTCTAAAGTTGTGACTCTAAAGTTCTGTTTGTCTGCAAAATATTTGATAAAGATCGTGTTCAGCCATTTCGATTTCCAGTAGGAGTTAGAGAAATGTATAAAGATATTCCTTAGTATTGTTTTTCTGCAGATTGTCAGATTGTGTTAGCTTATTACCTGTTTAATGATGGAACTACAAGAAAAAGTTAATTAACATGaaatttatacaattttttgtCTGTATTAATATTGAATGTATGTTTAACCTCAGAATATGTTGTAAACCGCCTGACTAAAACAGTTTGACTTCCCtgttttatccttttttttctttcacaatAACTGTAGCGACAAGCATTCCTCAGGACAGAATCAATCATTGCTTGATTACTAAAACACTTATTTTCTGtctgatacatttttttaactggcactttttctttttctttagaTTACTGAGGGATTTAGGGCTATGCTAAAAAGCTGACCACTAACTCACCTGTTCCGCTGATAGAGTCCTTCACCCAATATACCAAAAAGGACAGCATTCCccaaaaacacagccaacacacCAGAGTCTGCACAACGTCTTTGGTTTCTCCAAATTCGAACAGAAACTGCACTGACTTCCACTGAACTACTATGGATCTTGATCTTGGTATCGGTACAAAGTGTACACAATAATATTGTAGGATTAGACTACGTAACTGTGAAATCAACTGAGCtatttgtttgatttattttgaacCTCATATGTGGTAAAGGCTTCAACAGCAGATTATACTGCAGCTCAAGTGAGGGTCTCATGGTCGTCATGGGAGTATCAGACAGTTTGCTTTACATGTAAATCCCCATAATTGGAGAAGGAGGAACCGTACTGGCATTCATGAATAAGCAGTAAGacataattgtatttatttatatggaGTTGTAATTTAAGGATGAACATGGATGCTACATAATGGGCACAAGTTAAACTGAATCCAGCCCCTTTGTGCAGTGCAACAATGAAGATTCAAGATTAAGAAATTGAATATATAATACAAGTAATAATATAAgttattatattaatttaagTGAAGTCACATATAAAAGATAAATAGCCCTTTAGCTAAAATGGTTCCTCAGAGGAGTATACCTCCTCTGatagaagaggaagaagaggaggtgacTGGGGACCACGAGATCAGGGGGTTACCTGAGACAGACAAGCTGATGGTTGTTCAGGAGAGACGGGACGAAGACGAGGGTGAAGCCAGACCAGGGAGGATCTCTGTGCGACGCTGGCTGATGCATGGAGCGGTGATGTTTGGACGGGAGTTCTGCTATGCCATGGAGACCGCCCTGGTGACGCCCGTGCTGCTGCAAATAGGTAGGACCCCCTGACACTCGTGTGCTGATAAGAATGGAGGTGATTGTATCGATACGTTAAAATGAATCACAGAACAAGTGATGCTACTGAAATATTAGCATGAATAAACATTGACGCTATGGCACTCCTATTCTAATGGAAACTAAAAACTCTTATAGTTGAAGGTGATACTGACATTCGATGACGTGACGCATGAACAAAGTCTCAATGATTTAACAAGTGCTACCCAAAGCTTTTATCACAATGTTAccgaataaaaaataaatagaaataataTATTCTCTGACCTTGCGCAACAAAAGCACAGTGAGGCTAATAATGCTGTCAGGATAAACGATATAGCTTTCAAATCTTCTTCCATCCTGAGATGGCCTAACCAGGTTTCCCAACAGTAGCCAGCCAGTGGCTATGTTGCTTGTTGCCTGGTTTGCCACAATAGCATAACAGGACAAAGGCCTCTACCCCTGGATAGGTAATGGTATGACAGGAATGTCCAACAAAGCATATTTTTACAGTGCTCAGAATTTCATAGAAATGTTAGCTTGCCCTTAACAAAAGCGCTTTAGAAACTCAATTCCTATACTCTGAATTTTATTTGTTTCTTACACTGCTGGGTTCAATCTCCTAAAACTGGAATACTACCTGTGTTGTTCATTGATCATTAACAATTGTTCTAATAATGGATCATTCATCCAGAGGAAGTTTGTTGATGTCTGTGAACCTTCTCCTAAAATCTGAATAACATAGACGGTGGCAtagcatgatgatgatgatgataattacCACCAAAAAATGAATCGTTCCTTCAGATTGTAATACATTCAAGGTAAATCAATACCATGCCTTTCAACCATAATTGCTGAGTAGATCTCTTTTTTTGATTACCCCTGTTTGACTTAGGAGTCTCTGGAGTTCTGACCAGATTACAGTGGGTGGACACTATAACAGTGAAGGCTTTATTGCTAGGTTTTAATTGCACCTCTTTCTCGTTTACAGTTTTCTTTAGTCAAGCATCTCCCGCGTGCTTATAATTTAGAGGTTTGTTCGACCTTATAGATTTATCTATCTATAAAGAAAAGCTTTTTCATCAAATTCCTATTATAGTGTGAACAAATTCAACATAAATTGCATCAAAGTGTCTTCTTATGACAGTTAACACGTCACATCCTAGAATGCCTAATGACGAGAGAAATGTTGAGTATAGTGGATAGAGACAGGGAGTCTGACATTGATATTTATGCCACAGacttctctgtgtgtcttttattatttatgtgtggGGAAATACTGGAGCAGAACAAGCCCAAACGGGTACAAATTCCCATGGGAACCTGCAGGCCACTTCGTCCAACCACTTTTGAGAGGATCGAATGGGTCTTCTATACTGCCGATTTAATTTGTTCCATTTCATTATCATATCCTGTATTAATATTGCCGGGTGCCTTAACTCCAGTCAACAAAGAAAGTACTCCTATGGGACTGAGCCTTGTACTGTATGTTATCTGTTATACAAACAGTCAAGAGCTGGTATGCACTatgcaggggggtgggggggtggggggggggggggggggtggtggtatgCTCAACTTAGCTACCCTCCCATCCATTATGTGGGTAAAGAGGACAAGAACGTTCGCCTAGTTGATTCAAACTTAGTTCCCACATTACAATGATAGCAGTGTGTTATCTTGGGGTCTCCAAGTTACTACTTCACGTTACTACTTCTGGATTTATATGGAAAATCTCTGGAGAAATATAGTGCCATCAAGCTGTtcagtatttttacatttttattatctTGTTTACAATATCATCTTGACATGCTGATAGTGTAACATTGTTTGTTAATCATTGCACAAATTATTGAACAAAGAGTACAAATGCTCTATGTCAGATTTGAACAGGCCCTGAGATTCATGCCATGTAAAATGTAACACTAACCAGTTCCCAACAGAAGTGTCTTATCTTTAAAAGTCTTGACTTTACAATGAACTGCTGCAATTTTTCAGTACTGTGCCTTTCATGGCAAATAATATTATTGAGTTATGTGTCACTGTGTGCCAGCATAGTGCTGTCCAAGATGTTTTTTATTCAATACTTAGTATTGAGTTTATTTTGAGGTGCAGTTGAGAACATGCTTGTCTGCTAGAAAGCTCATCCATAACTGTGGTTGAAACACAAACAGTTCAATCAAAAAAGTCTTCTGTCCTAGAATCATTTAAAACCTCACAATCCTGACCCGGCAAGCAACATTTGACTAAATCAAAAAAATAAGACTATTTCCCATTCCTTGGAATCTGGGCCTTATCTGACATGATGAATCTTTTTGCCTCAAGGAACAATAAGGTCCATCGGGGTAGATTTTTATATACCTTGAAAGTTTTGGAAAACTTGAAAATATCGTAATATCCGCCCCGTAAGCCCAAATGACCAAATACTTCTCAATTCTACCCGACCATATTTTTTAGAGGCCCAAGTAATGTGGACAGTTTTGTTTTGATAGCTAACAAAATGATGTCACAAGGTCATTTTGATGTCGCAGGTGCTCCAAGCAATTTTTTTATAAAGGAAGTCAATGTTGAAAAAAACGCTGACTTCAACCATTCCAAAGGCTAACAACTGAGGGTGGTCAAAGTTGGTAGACGTATAGAAACTGCATGTAATCAGGCCTCCAAAAAGTAAAGTACCTATTCAGTGACGAGGGATGGCATAACTCGTAATCAAACTAAAACTATCAGCCCTATTATTAAATCAATAACAAGTCCACCTCAAAGTGGCCCAGGGACTTGAAACTTGCCATGTTCGCACGTTAGACTCCCTAGCATTAGCCTGCTCCCAGCATGCTCGTGGAATATTACGCACACGACAGGTTGGCACAACCGCATGCATTCCTTCAGAAAATGCACATGCGGCAACATGTCTAGTTTCCTCAATATTCTTCATTCCTCTATGTGCAACAACGGCAAGCAAAAAACCAACATCTGGATATTGCCCAAGAATCTGAATTCCCAAGGTTTCTCTGATTCCTTTCatgttttctctgtgtttccagGCCTTCCAGAGCAGTACTACAGTCTAACCTGGTTCCTCAGTCCCGTCCTTGGTCTGATCTTCACTCCTGTGATTGGCTCGGCAAGCGACCGCTGCACCCTCCGTTGGGGCCGGAGAAGACCCTTCGTCCTGGCCCTCTGTGTGGGCACTCTGCTGGGCGTGGCCATGTTTTTAAATGGCTCGTTAATAGGTGAGgactagtggtggatttaatgatttgtttccgtgacccagtttgCGTGAATCtgactgagtctgactgactcagcggagaatcagcctagtttccggtagtggtgaatcgcatcatggaatgcacgccattgcacgcttctcagctgagtcagtcagactcagtggagttagtgctaccggaaactcgttcgttcgttcagtcgagtttccggtagcggtatatggcatcatggaatgcacgccattgcatggttctcagcggagtcagtcagactcagtggagttagtgctaccggaacctcattcgttcgttcagtcgagtttccggtgaatcgaatggtgaacgagacgaacgagagaaacgaaccggttcggttcgttcgtcctaaagactcgttcattcgaaccggttcgcgaacgaacgagccaacactagtgAGGACCTTGTGGTCTGATGACATTGTTCACCCCTGGCACGTGGACATGTTCTCTGTGtacatgactgtgtgtgtgtgtgtgggtctaacTGTTTCATTGCTTTTCCAGGCCTCGCCATAGGCGACACTCCAGGTAGCCAGCCAATAGGCATCGTGTTTACGATGGTGGGTGTCGTGGTGCTGGACTTTTGTGCTGACGCATCCGAGGGACCAATCAGAGCGTATCTTTTAGATGTTGCTGACACAGAGGAGCAGGACTTGGCCCTGACCATCCACGCATTCTCTGCTGGTAACGATCATGACGTGTCCCATCAGACTTACATAAACACTAACATCTCATTAAAAAATATGCCGCAGTGGTACAGCACGCTACCTCCACCTTTTTTGTTGCTCATGGAACAAACTTGAATACTTTTGCATATTTTGCACACTTGGCAACTTTACGAGTTCTGCTGCATGATGTGTATATCTTCTTATTTCTTCCTCTCAGGCCTCGGGGGAGCGTTGGGCTACATGCTGGGTGGTCTCGACTGGACCGGAACGTTCTTGGGGAGCGTGTTTAAGTCCCAGGAACAGGTCCTCTTCATCTTCGCAGCATTGATATTCAGCGTCTCGGTGGTGCTTCACCTGTTCAGCATCCCTGAGCAGCCGCAGGACCCCACGCAGGCCACCACCGCGGGGGGGGACGAGGACTCGGCCAGCCAGCTGTCTCTCAGGCCCAATGGCTACGCTCTTCCTTACATCGACAGAATCGTTGAGGAGGAGGACTCCCCGCATGACCACGACAGAGCTGGTGCCGAGCAGGATAATGACATGGACTTCTTCAGTGTGGAGCGCGAGCGGAGTAAAAGTGATTCGGTCCTGGCAATGCCGGAGGCCGCCATCAAATTGGATCCTGACCTTCACCCGGACTCGCATCATTTCCTGCCTGAGGCGAATCCCTTCCTGTCAGAGACACTGGGAGAGTTGGATGGAGCCTTCGCACCATCTGATGATGGTTGTCGTTCTGTCTGTTCACCTCTTCTGCCTTGTAGTACTGTGCCCCCTACTGGCGTGATAGTGGAATTACAGCCCGTAATCCAATCTCTGACCCGACCATCGGATAATCATCCGGACAGCCTGAACAAAAAGGTGCCATACGCTTTTATTATTACCATTGAGGCATTTCCCACTTTTGGTCGGgcattatttcacaactatgATCCTGAATCCTGTCTTTAGAGTGGTCTCGTAGATAGGATTACAGTATATTCTATACTTATAATACCATAAATAACAACTCAGTACTCAATACATCCATAAAACCTTTGTTCTCTGTTTCTCCTTTTACAGAAATGGTTATCTCACTCTTCTCAGCCAATAATTTCTTCCCTCGTTTATTTCAGTGCCAGCCCAAGACGGTAAATGGAGTCAAACAGGGTGCGTCTCCTACTGCTTACTCTCCCCTAGCCAATCGCTCGGCCCCTACCAAGTTGGGGACTCGACTTTTAAATACGTCAAACCCACCTCgaccccaccctcccaccttcTACAGACAAGTATGGTTTCatcatttgaagtttgaattcGAAGATAAATG from Gadus morhua chromosome 11, gadMor3.0, whole genome shotgun sequence carries:
- the slc45a4b gene encoding solute carrier family 45 member 4, which encodes MVPQRSIPPLIEEEEEEVTGDHEIRGLPETDKLMVVQERRDEDEGEARPGRISVRRWLMHGAVMFGREFCYAMETALVTPVLLQIGLPEQYYSLTWFLSPVLGLIFTPVIGSASDRCTLRWGRRRPFVLALCVGTLLGVAMFLNGSLIGLAIGDTPGSQPIGIVFTMVGVVVLDFCADASEGPIRAYLLDVADTEEQDLALTIHAFSAGLGGALGYMLGGLDWTGTFLGSVFKSQEQVLFIFAALIFSVSVVLHLFSIPEQPQDPTQATTAGGDEDSASQLSLRPNGYALPYIDRIVEEEDSPHDHDRAGAEQDNDMDFFSVERERSKSDSVLAMPEAAIKLDPDLHPDSHHFLPEANPFLSETLGELDGAFAPSDDGCRSVCSPLLPCSTVPPTGVIVELQPVIQSLTRPSDNHPDSLNKKCQPKTVNGVKQGASPTAYSPLANRSAPTKLGTRLLNTSNPPRPHPPTFYRQPSFTFSYYGRVGTQPLRNRRLNPGLHRPVTLSRSLNDLSTLRPPAQRRELQRSASSLSSETLASEGEGEGGTTVRLLWLSMLKMPRELWRLCVCHLLAWFSYLAMVVFYTDFMGQVIFKGDPTAPSNSTELQNYNRGVQMGCWGLVVYAATAALCSAILQKYLDRFDLSIKIIYVVGTLAFSVGTAVMAIFPNVYVSMVMISTMGVISMSISYCPYALLGQYHEIKEYINHSPEKSRRGFGIDCAILSCQVYISQILAASALGAVVEAVGSVRVIPMVASGGAFLGFLAACFLVIYPEAVASSSEQSMVALQKETDHGAERNNQGTAKLKSIDSAEPSVVGAEYEPTV